One Buchnera aphidicola (Aphis glycines) genomic window, AAAGTCTAGGAGAAAACTTATACCAAGAAACACAAGCATCTGGAAGTCCAATAGATACTACACCAGGTTTAAATGGAACAGGTTTATTATATCAAGGATATGTTGAAACATCCAATGTTAACGTTGCTGAAGAATTGGTTAATATGATTCAAACTCAACGCGCGTACGAAATTAATAGTAAATCTATAAATACTTCAGATCAAATGTTACAAAAATTATCTCAACTATAAAAATTGATTTTAATAATAAAATAAATTTAACATTTATATATTAAGATTTTTTTATTAAGGATTATTTTTCCGTGGTAAAGTTATTTATTTATACAATTAAATATTATTTAACTTTTCTTGTTTTATTAGTTATTCAAAGTTGTTCGTCTATTGAACATCAACCTTTAGTTAAAGGAATTACTACTTCTATAGCGCCTAATGTTTTTCCTAAAACTACAAATGGCTCAATATTTCAAGAAACTACACCTATTAACTATGGATATCAACCGCTATTTGAAGATCATCGATCTCATAATATCGGAGATACAATTACTGTTGTATTGCAAGAAAATATCAGTGCAAGCAATAGTTCGTCTTCTAATATCACTCGAAATGGTACTGCTAATTTAGGCATGACAATCACACCAGGACAATTAAATCCTATATTAGGATTTAATATTAATGAAAGTAAAACGGGTTTTGATAGTATAGGAAAAAATGACTTTTACGGAAAAGGTAGTCATTCAGCTAAAAATACATTTACAGGGCTTATGTCTGTAACTGTAAAAAGAGTATTACCAAATGGTAATTTACAAGTAGTTGGAGAAAAACAAGTTGCTATTAATGAAGGAATAGAGTTTATTCGTTTTTCAG contains:
- a CDS encoding flagellar basal body L-ring protein FlgH, which produces MVKLFIYTIKYYLTFLVLLVIQSCSSIEHQPLVKGITTSIAPNVFPKTTNGSIFQETTPINYGYQPLFEDHRSHNIGDTITVVLQENISASNSSSSNITRNGTANLGMTITPGQLNPILGFNINESKTGFDSIGKNDFYGKGSHSAKNTFTGLMSVTVKRVLPNGNLQVVGEKQVAINEGIEFIRFSGVVNPHNINKNNLVASTQIADIRIEYVSNNRINETQKMGWLQRLLLKISPI